The following are encoded in a window of Limisphaerales bacterium genomic DNA:
- a CDS encoding M23 family metallopeptidase — protein MRNSRTRIHEGIDILALHRDERNEPTDLVTASFGGEVAHLNNNIAASNYGKYIVLHHVVDGLPVYTLYAHLKEIADELEIGQTVSGGDTLGILGRTTNTNDGIAKDRAHLHFEIGLQIHTQFESWFRHWYKGGNNFHGAWNGVNLLGLDVAEILRLEAAGKFDLRLYLSKQPTMCRVRIHQPQLEWAERFPKLVVQTVQAETLPVQGWEVDLNFNAIPIRLKPLYAKGLKQKSGGVRFELLEVIDEERRKHPCRSLVFKKGARWVLTTKGLRALDLLAWQNGE, from the coding sequence GTGCGCAATTCGCGCACCCGCATTCATGAGGGTATTGACATTCTGGCGCTCCACCGGGATGAGCGCAACGAACCGACTGACCTTGTAACCGCGAGCTTTGGCGGCGAAGTGGCTCATCTTAACAACAACATTGCCGCATCGAATTACGGCAAGTACATCGTGTTGCATCACGTGGTTGATGGGTTGCCTGTTTACACACTTTACGCCCACCTCAAAGAAATAGCTGACGAATTGGAAATCGGGCAAACGGTGTCCGGCGGCGACACGCTGGGCATCCTTGGCCGCACCACAAATACTAATGACGGCATCGCCAAAGACCGCGCACATTTGCATTTTGAAATTGGGCTGCAAATTCACACGCAGTTTGAAAGTTGGTTTCGGCACTGGTACAAGGGCGGCAATAATTTCCACGGCGCATGGAATGGAGTCAACCTCCTTGGCTTGGATGTTGCTGAAATTTTACGGCTCGAAGCTGCCGGCAAATTTGATTTGCGACTGTATCTTTCCAAGCAGCCCACGATGTGTCGCGTGCGCATCCATCAACCTCAACTGGAATGGGCCGAACGCTTTCCGAAGTTGGTTGTTCAAACCGTGCAGGCTGAAACGCTTCCGGTGCAAGGTTGGGAAGTGGATTTAAATTTCAATGCCATCCCAATCCGGCTCAAACCATTGTACGCGAAGGGGTTGAAGCAAAAATCTGGCGGCGTGCGTTTTGAATTGCTTGAAGTAATTGATGAGGAGCGACGCAAGCACCCGTGTCGATCGTTGGTATTCAAAAAAGGCGCGCGCTGGGTGCTCACCACCAAAGGTCTTCGTGCGCTGGATTTGTTGGCATGGCAAAACGGTGAATGA